AATGAGAGAAGCTCTGCAATGGGTAGCTTTATTTCTCCTCTTTCGTCTTTTAGAGCCGATAATATGAGATTGGCCACTAGTGCAAACGACTTTGATTTTAGAGATCTAAGGCGTAAAAAGATGACAATATATATTGCCATCACGTCAGACAAAAAAGCTAGTGCAAAGCAAATTCTAAATATATTTTGGCAGCAGCTAATCCTTATAAACGTCCAGCAAGGCTTGCCGCAATCAAATAGCGAGCTAAAGCACCCTTGCCTTTTATTGATGGACGAATTTACTGCTTGCGGATATCTAGCAACTTATTCTAATGCTATTTCGTTTATGGCAGGATATGATCTTAGAAGTCTAATAGCATATCAAGCAGACTCACAACTTATGACACCAAAACCAGAGGGATATGGAAGAGAAGAGGCTTTAACCCTTTTAGCAAACCACGCATGCCGAATTTATTATTCTCCAAAACTTAACGAGGATGCAAAAAAACTAAGCGAGGATTTGGGAACAACTACTGTGAAGAATAGAAGCAGAAATTTAGGCAAAGGTGGCGGTGGAAGCGAGAGCGACACCAGCACCCCTTTAATGATGGCACAAGAGCTAAAAACAATGAATTTTAAAAATGAGATTATCTTAATTGATAGTGCCAAGCCTATATTTTGCGAAAAGGCGTTTTACTACAAAGATAAATACTTTATGGATAAATTTAAACAAGTTTCACCTAGCCTTGCAAAAATTAAAGGCTTGCCAAGTCAAGAGCAGTTGATGAAAGCAGTCCAAAACAACGAAACAAGGACTACTCTCCCAACTCAAAGTGAAGAAAGCACGAGAGAGTGGATATATGAAAATGTTATGAAACCTAGACTTGAAAAATTTGAAGACGAATTTATGGCTATATCTTTGGAATACGAAGAAAAAATGAGAAACCTAGGTGATGACGTCGAAGCAATTAGTGATGAAGAAATAGACAAATACCAAAGAAATTTACAATCAGATGAACAAAGGAGTTAATTTGAAAACAACAGAATTTTTAAAAATTGTATTGTTTGGCTTAGTTGTAGTTGGATGCAGCAGACCACCAGAACCAGTAAAACTTGATGGCGGCTCAGCCACTACAATAAATCAAGGCTTGGTTGTCGAAACACAACAAGGCGTTGGCAAAGATCCATTTTTGAAAAATAACAAATGGAGCTACAACATGTATTTTGTAAAGACCAGCAAAGGTCTTATCGAAAACGATCAAACAGTTAAGGCATTTTTTCTAGCACACAACTCTGCAAAAATGGTCATTATAGGCAATGAAGCCATTGCACAAGAATATAAGGACTATTTTTTGAATAATCAAGTTACAGCGGAGATTGAAATACACCCAGTTGACAGCATTAATCTTTCAAAGAATAAGGTTAATGTTTTGTTTTTCTCAAAAAATTACTCTAAAGGAAAATAAAGATGAAAAAATTTGCCCTTTTCTTGGTCTTAGTTGCGTTTATCGGATCTGCTTATGCAAGCGGTATAAAAACAGACGAGCTAACTGGAGATACAAAGCTGGCTTGCGAAGCTTTACTATGCTTAAAAAGCCCAAATAAACCTAAAGAGTGCGATGCTGCATTGAAAAAATACTACTCAATAAAGGCTAAAAAATCTAAAGATACTGCAAGAAAACGCAAAAATTTTCTTAATCTTTGTCCAGTTGAGAATTAATCAATAAGGAAAGAAAATGTCAGGCAAAAGATATAATCAAGCAAATATCATCTTTGAAGAAATGCAAAATCAAGAAAGTAGCGAAGCCAACCTAGTTGGCAAAGCTACTGAGCTAGTAAAAAAAGAAAACGGCTCAGCAGAACTTGCTGGAGATGCTGGAGAACAAAATAATAAAACTTCAGAGAACATTGGCGAGCAAGAGCTAAATTTTGAAAAGGCTTTAGAAATACTAGGAATAAAGCTAACTCAAGATGATCATAAAACAGCAATACTTGATTATTCTCAGTGTGTAAAGAATTTTAATAATATTCTCGAGAGGGATAAGGTTAAAAGAAAAATCATCAAAGAGAGCCTCGACGTCGAAAACAATAAAACAACATTGTCGGCCATAGACGATATAGAAAAGAACTGGGACGAGCTAAGAGATTATTTCAAAGCCCTTATCAGCTTCTTTACAAATCCGCCTAGCAAAGAAATTTTTGAACTTACAAATCATAACGCCCTCTTAAATTCAGTATATCAAAGCTTTAAAAAATTTGAACAAGACTTTGAGGACTTAAATTTAACCCAAAATATGTCAAGCAAGATAAGGGCGTTAAACGATCGTATAAGTGAGCTTGACAACTTCAATAAACAAATTGAGGCAAAAACCGAGCATAGCTTTCAGTTTTACTCTACTTTTATTGATGAGCTTTCTAAAAATCAGCAAGAGAAGCTGAGTAACTTTATAGAAAAGACTGACGGAATAACACAAAAAATGAAAGATCTTTTTAACTCTTATGATAAATCGATGAGTGAAAGATTGAAATTTTACAAAGGAGGATCTAAATGGTTAAGCATAATTAGCCTATTGTTGGCACTTGGTTGTGGTGGGCTTGCTTTTTTCACACTTTCATTATCAAATGAAATTAGCACGCAAGGAGCTATCCTTAAACAATTAGGCGATATTGGCGTAGAACAAACGAATAAAGAAGTTAAATTTGAACTTCCTAAAAACGCCAGATACCTAAAAAAGGATGACAAAACATACATTATTATAGATAAATAAGATGACAAAATTTAAAAGGATATAAGATGACAAACGAAAACACTCAAGAAGCAAAAACTTCAAAGCTATACGTAAGTGCAGGCGATTACACTAATCAACACGGCGAAAGCGGAATTGTTACTGGTTTTGGCGAAATGAAGCCATATATAGATGACAAAGGTCAAAATCAAGACGTTAATGCAAGAGCAATATTAAAAAAGATTAGTGATATCGGAAATTTTATCAGTGCTACTGTTGGTGAAAAAGACAAAAATAAAATTGGTATTGACATAAGAGGAACTGACGAAAAAGGTCAAGAAAGTTTTATGAAAGCTAACGTATGGACTGACTCAGGCATAGGCAAGAGTGGATCTAGTTATTCTTTTAGAAAGATTACAATCGAAGTTAGCCCAGAGAAAATCAATGAAAAGACTGGCGAGGTTATCCAGCCTGCTCAAAGACTTTACGCTACTAAGATGCCACAAGGCGGTTATAGCTTTGATAAGAATAATAGCGGCGAGTTAATTGCTAAATTTAACTCAAATATCCAAAAAGGTGCTGACTTTACACTTACTCCTAAAAAAGACACTACCTTATCAAAATACCCAGAGCTATCAAATACTATTAATACAATAAAAGAGCATAAATCGTCTTTTGTTGAAATAGCATTTGTAGCTGGTAAGGGTGCAATGATAAATAGCATTACTCCCACGAATGGAGGTAACGGAATAGGAGCTGCACAACTTCAAAATTCCGTCGCCAAGAAAACAAAAAAAGATATAGAACGCTAATCTCTATACCTAGTTGAGCCTCTTTTTAGAGGCTCAAATTTTATCAAAAAATATGGAGCTGCCAAAGAAATGAAGTTGATTTTAGCTGAGAAACCTGATTTAGCTCGAGCAATAGCCGACGGCATAGATGGAAATTTAAAAACATTTGATGGCTATCTTACTAAGGGTGAATATGTGCTTACTTGGGCATTTGGTCATATTTTGGAGCTTTTTATGCCTGAAGACTACGATGAAAGGTATAAAGCTTGGAATATAGCTGACTTGCCATATATTATTACTGATTTTAAGTATAAGCCTATTTCAGAGAAAAAAAAGCAACTCAAATTAATATGTGATCTAATAAGAGATAATAGAATAAATAGTATAGTAAATTGTGGAGATGCCGACGAAGAGGGTCAAATTTTGATAGATGAGATAATCAACTATTCAAATACAAACAAACCTATCGAGCGTGTTATGTTGCAAGATCTAACTCCCAAAGGCGTTAAAGCAGCCTTTAAAGATATTAAGCCAAATTCAGCTTATAAAGGTATGAGTGAGTGTGGCTTTGCAAGATCACATGCCGACTGGCTACTAGGGATAAATTTGACACGTGCCTATACTGCAACGGCTCAAAAAAATGGCTATAAAGGTGTTTTAAGCGTTGGCAGAGTTCAAACTCCTATACTAGGTCTTATTGTTGCAAGAGATCTAGAGCATGAAAATCATAAAAGTAGCTTTTATTACACTATCACTGGAGAATTCAGCTCGGACAATAAAAAATTCTTTGCAAATTTAAAGAGCGATGAAAGAATAATTGATCCACAAGTTGCCGAAAGCATAAAAGAAAAGCTTGATGGTAGCAGATGTGATTTAAAGGTTTTCAATGAAAACAAAAAAGAAAATCCGCCTTTACCATATAATCTTTTAAAACTTCAAGCCGAATGCTCAAAGAAATTTGGCTATAAGCCAGACAAAACGCTTCAAATTACCCAAAATTTGAGAGAAAAATATAAATGTATTACTTACAATAGGTCAGATTGCGAATATCTACCAGAAAATATGTGGGAAAGCTCGCAAGATGTCTTAAATGCCGTTAGGGCTTCATTAAAAGATGATGAATTTAACGCAGCAATAGATAATGCAGATACAAGAATTAAAGGCATAGCTTTTAATGATCAATTTATCACGGCTCACTTTGCTATCATACCTACGCAAGCAGTCGTTGATGCAAATATGATGAGCAAAGAAGAGTTAAACGTATATAAATTGATCGCCAAACGTTTTATTGCTCAATTTTATGAGCCGATGGAGTATTTACAAACTACGCTTGAGGTAACTAAATTTGAGTATAAATTTAGTGCCTCAAAAAGAAAAATTATGAAAATCGGCTATCTCTCTCTTTTTAATGATAAAAACGATGATGATGACAATAATGAGAGTAATGATGATGAAGTAAAAAATAGTATTGATTTATCGACTTTAAAAGATGGAATTTGTGATGTAATAGATCTAGTAATAAATAAAAAGCAGACAAGAGCTAAACCATACTACACAATGCCAACTCTTTTAAAAGATCTAGCTTCAATTAGTAAATATGTAAAAGATGAGAGGATTAAAAGGCTTCTCAAAGAGAAAGATAAGGATAAAAAAGGCGAAAACGGAGGGATAGGAACTCCTGCAACCAGATCCTATCATATTAAAAATTTATTCGATAGAGAGTATATATCAGAAAATGGCAAAAGTATAGTATCTACTCAAAAAGGTAGAGAACTTATAAATTTAGTCCCTGCCCTACTTTCATCTCCAGATATGACCGCTCTATGGTATGAACAACAAAAAGATATTTCAGGTGGCAATCTAGCTAGAAACGAATTTTTAAATCAAGTTATCGAAACAATTAAAACCGAGATCGCTAGCATTACGTCAAATCAAAATATTTCAAATTTTAACTCAAACAGCATAGATAAGACTTACCCTTGCAAGTGTGGTAAAGGATATTTGCAACGCAGACAAAGCACAAAGACAAAAGGCTTTTTTTGGGGATGTAGCGAGTGGAAAAATGGCTGCAAGGAAATGTATCCTGACGTAAAAGGCAAACCACAATTTGAAAAAACTGCTGCAAGCGGTGGCATTACTTGTCCTTTTTGTAAAAAAGGCATACTTGAACGCAAGAAAAACCAAAAAGGCACGTATTGGTGGGGATGTAGTGAGTGGAAAAACGGCTGCAAAGCAATGTTTTATGATGATAATGGCAAACCAAAAATTATAAAAGGATAATATAATGGAAGAAACAATTACGACAGAAGCAGAAGAGAAAGTATCTCCAAAAAGACAGCAAAAAAGCAATGTTGATTTTACTATTAAAATTTCGCTTAATAGTGATTTTGATAGTGAAGTAAAGCAATTTTTAGATAAAAGCGGAATAACTAATAATGTTTTGGCTGGAGATAAGGCTATATTCGCACTCCAGACGTTACACGAAGCAGACGAGCTTATACTAAAAAAGGCTATCAATAGAAACGAGATGCCAAAATCATCAATCAGATTTGAAATGCTTACATCAAATGGCGAGAAAATTGATATTCCAAAAGTTGAGATGGGTAGATACCTTTTTAAAAATGCAGACCTAAACAAAATCATCAATGTTAGCTCTAATAAGATTGTTGAAAATCAAATATCCGAAGAAACCCAAAAAGCTTTTAGTAATTTGATGAAAAAAGATAAAGACGGCAAATTTAAAATCGGCGTCGATCTTGATAATGTCGTAGAAAATGGAGTAAGAAGTCTAGAGGGCATTGCTGAAAGCATAGGGGACGAGCACGTATCAAGTTTTGTTAGAAATTTTGCTGCTGCATATGGAGTTATAGGCAAACGTGCTAATAATATTCAAGAGAATATCATTAATAAAGAAAAACCAAAAGAAAAAGGTCAAGAAGCTAAAGCACCAGAAAAAGAAGAGGAAAAGGCAACTACTACAACCACAAAAGAAAAGCCAAAAATTCCTGGAAACGCAATCAAGGCTATAAAAGATGAATTTGCCAAAGGGATCGCAAAGATACCAAAATCAGAAACAAAAGAAAAAACTATTACCAAATCAACAAGTTTGGGTAAAGGGTTTTAATTTGAATAAAATTCTTATTGCTATTTTTCTTTGCTTTTTTTCAACTGAAGTTTTACCAGCTTCAGAGCATATATATAATAGCTATTTTGTGAAATATGGCAAAAAATACAATATACCCCCTGAGCTACTTTGGGGAATTGCCAAGACTGAAAGCGATTTTCAGCCCAGGGCAATTAACGTAAATACAAATGGCTCTTTTGATATTGGGATAATGCAAATCAACTCATCTCACAAAGAGTGGCTAGAGGCACAAAAAATTTCACTCGAGGATCTATATGATCCTAAGATCAATATAGCAGTAGGGACTAAAATTTTATCAAATTGTATAAAGAAATTTGGCTTTACATATCAAGGCTTGAATTGTTATAACAGCGGTTTTAACAAGGTTGATATTAATAAATACAATGTTAGAGTAATTAACAATATAAAAAGTAATCGATTAGCCTTACAAAAGAAAAGGCTTGTGTTAGTTAAATAATATAATAAGTATTATATTGATATTTATTCTATTAATTTAATATAAAATATATTAAGTTAATATTAATATATTTCCTTTTATAATTACGGAGAAATAAATGGCACGTGCTAAAAAGAGTAAATACGAAGCAAGAAGTCTTTGGGATGACCATCCAAATACATTTGACATAGGAGAATACAATGTTTCACATACTAAATCCACATTACAACGAACTATCACCGAAGAATTTTCAGGAAACGATAAACGAGATCTGGGACTTCGTGGATACCAAGAACAACCTTATCCTATCAAATCCGCAGAACAAGATAAAGGGCAATCGGCCGCTAATAACCAAAAAGAGATTTACGGATATGATGGAAATGGAGTGGACACCATTACAAGAGGAGATGAACTTCTCAAATTATCTATATCTGATAATCAAGAATATGGAGAGCAAGATCAATCAATCCAACGAGATCAATCAAGAGCAAATAGAGCAGATCAAAAAAGAGTTAGTCAATATACTAATAACAATCAATCACGACTGGGTGAATTGGAGAGCGATGACTTGCGATACGATAGAGCCGAGCGAGGAAGTGATCAATCGAATGAGAGCTTATATCGAGAAACATCTGGACGTGGAGCAACAAGAGATAATGAGATCAACGTATCCAGCACCTTCGAACATTCAATCAGGCGACTGGATGCACAGACTAACGATACTTTACCGCTGGACGACAGCTTTGGAGAACTTGGGGATGATAGACGACATCCAAGCAAGAGGACTAGTGGACGAGGAGAAACTAGAGGAGCTAACGATAGCTCTATACAGGCAGGAGTATTGGGAGAAGGATATTCTTTGCGAGGACGAAGCGAAGAAATTAAGAGAGATGGGCAATACGGATCTGGAAATTTACAAGATAATGGGGGGACTATCGATCTACAAGGAATATCTCAATCTGAGCGACGCGAGATATCCGATGAAAGAGATAAGAGAAAAACTGCTAGGACATTAAAAAAAGATACTAGCTCTACTAACAAATATGATGGAGCTAGAAGTCTTTTTGATTTTGATGAGGAGGAGGTTAAAGAAGAGGTAAAATCAAATTTTATTCCTCAGCCACAAAATATAAACATAGAGCCTATTACTACTCAAACACTCAATATTATATCAACTGGTGAAAATAAGGATTTTATTTTAGAAGATAGCTTTCAGACAAGCTCAATCTCTAAAAAGGAAAAATTTAAAAACAACATAGAAGCAATTAAATTAGCAAATTCTCTTTGGACTATAAGAGAAAAGGCACTAGAAAATAATCGAAATTTTACAATTACAAGGCAAGAGCAAGATGTTATAAGTAAATTTAGCGGCTGGGGTGGAATTAGTGAAGCATTCAACCAGCTAAACGAGGATTGGCAAGAAGAATATAAAGAGTTAAAAGAATTGCTTAGCCCAGATGAGTATGCTAGTGCAAGAGCCTCTACTACAACAGCATTTTTTACACCTAAATTTATTGTTGATAGCATGTATAAAGCCCTAGATCATATGGGAATAAATGCTGAGCCTGATAAGGACAAAAAAATTTTAGAGCCTAGTGCTGGCAATGGAGTGTTTTTAGCCAGCTGCTCTATAAAAGGGAATTATAAATTTGATGCTCTTGAGATAGAAAATCAAACAAACAAATTTCTCACCCTGCTCTACCCTGCTGCACAAGTATATAGTAATGAATATGGATTTGAAGACCTAAATTTGAGTGAAAAAACGCAATATGACGCAATAGTTGGAAATCCTCCATATGATAGACTAAATATAACAAAGATCGCAGATAACAAAGATTTAGATCTTTGCGGATATACAATACACAATTTTTTCGCAGCAAAAGCACTAAGGCACTTAAAAGATGATGGTATTCTTAGTTTTGTAATAACTCACAACTTTTTGGATGCCAAAAATAACAATGTTAGAAAAAAAATAGCTAGCAATAATACGTTTTTAGGAGCAATTAGGCTGCCAAATAATGCGTTTTCTAACGAGGCAAAAACCGAAGTAGTTACCGATATTATTTTTTTCAAAAAAGGCTTAGATAATAGATTAAATAGAGAATTTGTAAATACTACTAGCTTTAAAAATGTAGATGATAACGATATACACATTAATGAGTATTTCAAAAATAATCCGCAAAATGTTCTTGGTCGCCTAGAGGTTACCAGCGGTCGTTTTGGATATGAGCTAAATTGTCTGCCAAATCCGAATATAAATTTGGAAACTGCAATAGACAATTTTATTAAAAACGAGCTCCCTAGCGATATTTATAAATACCATGAGCCAGCTCCAGTAGATGAAAATGAGCTAATAATCTCTAAATTTGATAAAGAGTATTCAGAAAATAAAGAATACTTTGATAGCCTGCTCGTGGGTAACTATCTAATTTTTCGTGACGAAATTTACTTGAAATCTAATAGTCTAATAAAGGATGAGGCTGTTTTTAGAAGACTAAATTTTAGTATTAAAGAAACAAAGATAGCCAAGGATTACATTAAGCTTAGAGATTGTAGAAAAGAGCTTTTTGCTCTTGAAAAACAAGATATAGACGATAACGATCAAAGACTTATTAACAAGAGAAACGATCTAAATACTATTTATGATGATTTTGTTAAGAGTAATAACTATTTAAATAATAAAAATATTACAAACGTTTTAAATGATGATGCAGATTTTAGCAACATAAAAGGCTTAGAAAAAGACGGCGGAAAAAACTCATTTAAAAAGGCTGATGTATTCAAGCAAAGAGTTTTAAGACCTCGTCCTAAGATAGAATTTGATAATGCAGCAGATGGTTTATATGCAAGTATGAACGTCAACGGAAAAATAAGCATACCTTATATCGCAAATCATCTAAATAAAGATCCTCACGATGTTTCTAAGGAGCTATTGGATAAAAAATTAATTTTTATAGATCCTGACGCTTACGAACAAGGCAATACTGAATACATATTTGCCCCAAAATATCTATCTGGCAATGTTAAGGAGAAATACAAAAAAGCCGAAGATCTGGCAAAGACAGAGCCACTATTTTACAACAACGTCGAAAGCCTAAAAGACGTATTGCCAAAAGATATACCAGCTAGTGAGATAAACCCAACAATTGGGGTTTCGTGGATACCTATGAAATACTATGAGGAATTTTTTAAAGAAAAATTTGAGCTACACCAAAATACAAAGTTGGATATATTTTGCTCGTCAATAAACGCTGAGTGGGTTTTTGAGGGATCTGTAAATCCTAATACTAATTTCAAGGTTGAAAAGAAATATGCATATTATCATCCTGATAATAGTCGTCTAAATAAAGATCCATATGAGATAGCACAAGCTGCCTTAAATGGCGTGTATTTAAAAATTTACGTGACTACTGATAGACCAAAGTTAAACTTAGATGGCTCAATCAAAATGAATAAAAATGGCTATCCTGAGTATGAAAAAGAGCTTGATATGGTAGCTACACAAGAGGTTACTAGAAAGATTGATCTTATTAGAAACGAGTTTGACGAGTGGATAATGAAAGATTATGCTAGAAGAACGGAGATAGCTAATATTTTCAATGAAAAGTTTAACTGCTATGCCAAAAAACATTACGATGGGGATTATCTACAAATTAGTGGCATAAATCAAGCATATCATCTAAGAAAGCACCAAAAAGACGCTGTAGCTAGAGCAGTCAATGAAAAAGTTACCCTGATCGATCACGAAGTGGGAGCAGGTAAAACTCTGACTGCAATTTGCTCGATCATGGAGCAAAAAAAACTTGGTATAGTTAATAAGCCCCTTGTAGTAGTCCCAAATCACTTGGTTAGTCAGTGGTCAAATGAATTTTTGACCGCCTACCCTGAAGCAAGGCTGCTGGTGGCAGAAGATAAGTCTATGAGCAAAGACAAGAGGGCTGAATTCTTAGCCCAAATTGCTAATGGAAACTACGATGCCATTATTATGAAACAAACACAATTTAAAGAGATCCCTGCCCCAGCTGAAAGCCAAAAAGAAGTGCTTGATCATATGATAGCTGAGCTGGAGCAAGCAATTGCTATTAGGGAAGAAAATAGCAGCGGATATAGAAAAAGTCCGTCGGTCAAGCGTATGGAAACACAGCTAAAATCTTTAAAGGACAATGTGACTAAGATTTTAGAGGATCAAAACAAGAATGTCACAACGCTTGATTTTTCTGACTTAGGCGTTGATTATTTAATAGTCGACGAAAGCCATATGTATAAAAATTTGAGATACTCTACCAAGCTTGAGAACGTTAAAGGCTTAGGAACTCAAAGTGGCTCTGATAGAGCAATGGATATGTATTCAAAAACAACCTATTTGCATAACCAAGACAATGCTAAAATTATGTTTTTAACTGGAACACCAGTTAGCAATAGCTTGGTAGAGCTTTATTTAATAGAGCGATATCTTGCCCCAAATGCACTAAAAGATCAAGGCATTGACTCTTTTGATGCCTGGGCTAAAACATACGCAGATATCGATAGAGTTTATGAAACTGGTGCTGTCGCAGGCGACTATAAAATTGTGACTAGATTTACTGGCTTCAAAAATTTAAATACACTTGGCGGATCTTATCTTGATTTTGCCGACGTCATAACCAACGATGATATAAAAAAGGAGCTTGGCAGCAACTTTGTCCCTAACGTAAATATTAAACATACTAAAAGTCCAGCAAGTGACCTGCAAAAAGAGTATATCGGCGTAGAGCAAGAAAATGGACAATTTAATGAGGGATCTATTATTTATAGGCTTGAAAATATGCCAGATGATCCTAGAATTGATAACCATTTAAAAGTAACAAATGATGCTAAATATTGTGCTTTGGATTATAGGCTGATAGATCCTTTTGCCGAAGATGATCCAAATTCAAAAATCAATAAAGCAGTAGAAAATATCATAAACACTTATGAAAAATGGAATGATGACAAAGGCACTCAGCTTGTCTTTTTAGATATGGGAACGCCGAAGTCACCATCTCAACAATCCCAAAATATAGTAATAGATGAACAAAAGGCAGCAGAACAAGAGGTAAGTCCTACAAAGCAAGAAGAATTTATTAATATCAATGATGCTATCGAGCAAGGTAAAGATATTAATAGCGATTTTATATCTGAAACTGATAGAGATAGCAATGATAATAGATTTTTCTTATATGGTGATTTGCTTAGAAAGCTTGTAAAAAATGGAATACCACAAAACGAGATAGCCTTTATCCATGATGCGACAACGGACAAACAAAAATATGAGCTATTTGACAAGGTAAATCGTGGTGAAATTCGAGTTTTGATAGGATCTACTGGCAAGATGGGAGCAGGAACGAACGTGCAAGAGAGAGTAACTGCCATACACCATCTTGATATACCTTGGAAGCCTAGCGATTTAACACAAAGAAATGGTCGTGTCATAAGACAAGGTAATGAACTACTTAAAAAATATGGGGACAAATTTGAGGTAGATGTAAATTATTACGTTACTTTGAACACCTATGATGAAACCTC
This sequence is a window from Campylobacter concisus. Protein-coding genes within it:
- a CDS encoding SNF2-related protein, with protein sequence MARAKKSKYEARSLWDDHPNTFDIGEYNVSHTKSTLQRTITEEFSGNDKRDLGLRGYQEQPYPIKSAEQDKGQSAANNQKEIYGYDGNGVDTITRGDELLKLSISDNQEYGEQDQSIQRDQSRANRADQKRVSQYTNNNQSRLGELESDDLRYDRAERGSDQSNESLYRETSGRGATRDNEINVSSTFEHSIRRLDAQTNDTLPLDDSFGELGDDRRHPSKRTSGRGETRGANDSSIQAGVLGEGYSLRGRSEEIKRDGQYGSGNLQDNGGTIDLQGISQSERREISDERDKRKTARTLKKDTSSTNKYDGARSLFDFDEEEVKEEVKSNFIPQPQNINIEPITTQTLNIISTGENKDFILEDSFQTSSISKKEKFKNNIEAIKLANSLWTIREKALENNRNFTITRQEQDVISKFSGWGGISEAFNQLNEDWQEEYKELKELLSPDEYASARASTTTAFFTPKFIVDSMYKALDHMGINAEPDKDKKILEPSAGNGVFLASCSIKGNYKFDALEIENQTNKFLTLLYPAAQVYSNEYGFEDLNLSEKTQYDAIVGNPPYDRLNITKIADNKDLDLCGYTIHNFFAAKALRHLKDDGILSFVITHNFLDAKNNNVRKKIASNNTFLGAIRLPNNAFSNEAKTEVVTDIIFFKKGLDNRLNREFVNTTSFKNVDDNDIHINEYFKNNPQNVLGRLEVTSGRFGYELNCLPNPNINLETAIDNFIKNELPSDIYKYHEPAPVDENELIISKFDKEYSENKEYFDSLLVGNYLIFRDEIYLKSNSLIKDEAVFRRLNFSIKETKIAKDYIKLRDCRKELFALEKQDIDDNDQRLINKRNDLNTIYDDFVKSNNYLNNKNITNVLNDDADFSNIKGLEKDGGKNSFKKADVFKQRVLRPRPKIEFDNAADGLYASMNVNGKISIPYIANHLNKDPHDVSKELLDKKLIFIDPDAYEQGNTEYIFAPKYLSGNVKEKYKKAEDLAKTEPLFYNNVESLKDVLPKDIPASEINPTIGVSWIPMKYYEEFFKEKFELHQNTKLDIFCSSINAEWVFEGSVNPNTNFKVEKKYAYYHPDNSRLNKDPYEIAQAALNGVYLKIYVTTDRPKLNLDGSIKMNKNGYPEYEKELDMVATQEVTRKIDLIRNEFDEWIMKDYARRTEIANIFNEKFNCYAKKHYDGDYLQISGINQAYHLRKHQKDAVARAVNEKVTLIDHEVGAGKTLTAICSIMEQKKLGIVNKPLVVVPNHLVSQWSNEFLTAYPEARLLVAEDKSMSKDKRAEFLAQIANGNYDAIIMKQTQFKEIPAPAESQKEVLDHMIAELEQAIAIREENSSGYRKSPSVKRMETQLKSLKDNVTKILEDQNKNVTTLDFSDLGVDYLIVDESHMYKNLRYSTKLENVKGLGTQSGSDRAMDMYSKTTYLHNQDNAKIMFLTGTPVSNSLVELYLIERYLAPNALKDQGIDSFDAWAKTYADIDRVYETGAVAGDYKIVTRFTGFKNLNTLGGSYLDFADVITNDDIKKELGSNFVPNVNIKHTKSPASDLQKEYIGVEQENGQFNEGSIIYRLENMPDDPRIDNHLKVTNDAKYCALDYRLIDPFAEDDPNSKINKAVENIINTYEKWNDDKGTQLVFLDMGTPKSPSQQSQNIVIDEQKAAEQEVSPTKQEEFININDAIEQGKDINSDFISETDRDSNDNRFFLYGDLLRKLVKNGIPQNEIAFIHDATTDKQKYELFDKVNRGEIRVLIGSTGKMGAGTNVQERVTAIHHLDIPWKPSDLTQRNGRVIRQGNELLKKYGDKFEVDVNYYVTLNTYDETSLQTVKQKAESITKFRKCVVDENHISGFEEEVVNYEELKAIASGNPLILTNFKINNELERLEREKKAYIQDFQQKEAEMHNLEKMIEFSNKRINLFTKTKEYVGKFESSDGLRCAMFSTNLYNHEVSKQEFFIPKASAAKDTQEIQNKMKDQFQATINLMFQTPKKSYDVCEYKGFVVSGYYSSLNNSITFELTNKESGEILAPENMYYNSAMNGTRQDLKDQVGLHGFFVRMNNYFDNMDKFISKEQKDLDEAKSNLVDLKSFLSEQQNYPKNDLIELLKSEKNIVLNELERKKKDKTYESKFESRALKIIDEAKRAKKQNTQQQGGLEAGSQANIVANSGKELS